Proteins co-encoded in one Opitutus terrae PB90-1 genomic window:
- a CDS encoding response regulator, producing MSSDNHPAKIRVMLVDDHLIVRMGLSFAINNQPDMQVVAQAEDGHEAIEVYRQHQPDVVILDLRMPKRNGIETIGVLRREFGAVRVLVLSNYGSGDEVSAALQAGASGFIGKDTALAELLDAIRKIRAGDQVVPSEVARRLASRITSHLSTRELEVLALIGRGLSNKEIGAALNVVESTVKVHVTNILSKLGVADRTQAVLAGVKRGIIQLE from the coding sequence ATGTCCTCCGATAACCACCCGGCGAAGATCCGCGTCATGCTGGTCGACGACCATCTCATCGTGCGAATGGGTCTGTCGTTCGCCATCAACAACCAGCCGGACATGCAGGTGGTCGCCCAAGCTGAGGACGGTCACGAGGCCATCGAGGTGTATCGGCAGCACCAGCCCGACGTGGTCATCCTCGATCTGCGGATGCCGAAGCGCAACGGCATCGAAACCATCGGCGTGCTGCGGCGCGAATTCGGCGCCGTGCGCGTGCTCGTGCTCAGCAACTACGGGAGCGGCGACGAGGTGTCGGCCGCGCTCCAAGCCGGCGCCTCCGGGTTCATTGGCAAAGACACGGCGCTGGCCGAGCTGCTGGATGCGATCCGCAAGATCCGCGCCGGCGATCAGGTGGTGCCATCGGAGGTGGCCCGACGTCTCGCCAGCCGGATCACCTCGCATCTTTCCACCCGCGAGCTCGAAGTGCTCGCATTGATCGGCCGCGGCCTCAGCAACAAAGAAATCGGCGCGGCGCTCAACGTCGTGGAATCGACGGTGAAGGTGCACGTGACCAACATCCTCTCCAAACTCGGCGTCGCCGATCGCACGCAGGCCGTGCTGGCCGGAGTGAAGCGCGGGATCATCCAGCTCGAGTAA